The following coding sequences are from one Ornithodoros turicata isolate Travis chromosome 1, ASM3712646v1, whole genome shotgun sequence window:
- the LOC135391044 gene encoding uncharacterized protein LOC135391044 — protein sequence MGGVLFTDTSRRDTSDRYGAPLHQKRRVEPPPLQKLVAAECKEFLLQAISHENTQLTYQQENGDVPPPYGLCMGKWYEKRRRQAWISAVRRKNPDGSPWNPQKWTLICSRHFVGNAVSNVEADPAYIPTIFPAVYRKKAPNGKRHKRWARRQKQEGNNCTPDSCVEMPSDDDCPEVDNTTIAPCQTPEARDQDDNSAMDIDHGLELLASVAAEAHSVTQHVNMETQTDGPLPSGQLKILLSATDGSIGTSQVTHCDKGEAPRQTKRWRRTCAFKGFDTLRKCEKALHDLCGVSMAVFALLLSLLPDQRQRAADVTKEDRLVLMLMKLKLGIRLTALAALFGINKSTAAHIFRQTLDHLSIKLEQWVFVPPRATIKDTMPPCFTRNYPECTFIIDCTEVKTQTPSKPEQQHYLYSNYKGCYTLKWLVGIIPNGMIAFISEPYGGRHSDSYITRNSRFLTHVLPGDLALSDKGFPSIATTMKEHGAVLVMPPFNTGGGQLSVEDMRSTLIIAQVRIHVERVIQRLKIYQVLSNCIPLSLIPHMDKVMKVCAALVNLQSPIIKTH from the exons GGGGTACTGTTCACGGACACCTCACGGAGGGACACCTCGGACAGATACGGAGCCCCcttgcaccaaaagcgaagggtGGAACCGCCACCGCTGCAGAAACTCGTCGCCGCCGAGTGCAAAGAGTTCTTGTTGCAAGCTATTAGTCACGAGAATACGCAGTTGACGTACCAGCAGGAAAACGGGGATGTTCCGCCGCCGTATGGACTTTGTATGG GGAAATGGTACGAAAAGAGACGCCGGCAAGCCTGGATCTCCGCTGTTCGTCGCAAGAA CCCAGATGGATCCCCATGGAATCCACAGAAGTGGACATTGATCTGCAGCCGGCACTTCGTCGGCAACGCAGTGAGCAACGTGGAGGCCGATCCCGCCTACATACCTACCATATTCCCGGCGGTGTACAGGAAGAAAGCCCCCAATGGCAAAAGGCACAAACG GTGGGCGAGACGTCAGAAGCAGGAAGGAAACAACTGCACTCCGGACAGCTGTGTGGAGATGCCTAGCGATGACGACTGCCCTGAAGTGGACAACACTACTATTGCACCATGCCAGACCCCCGAAGCACGAGACCAAGATGACAATTCTGCAATGGACATCGATCACGGGCTAGAGCTGCTTGCAAGCGTAGCAGCGGAAGCGCATTCCGTAACACAACATGTGAACATG GAAACGCAGACAGATGGGCCACTGCCAAGTGGGCAGCTGAAGATACTGCTGTCTGCTACAGATGGCTCCATTGGTACGAGTCAAGTTACCCACTGCGACAAGGGAGAG GCACCACGCCAAACCAAAAGGTGGAGAAGAACATGCGCATTCAAAGGGTTTGATACATTACGGAAATGTGAGAAGGCTCTGCATGACCTCTGTGGTGTATCAATGGCAGTATTTGCCCTGCTGCTTAGCCTTCTCCCAGACCAGCGACAGCGTGCTGCAGATGTGACAAAGGAGGACAGACTGGTCCTCATGCTAATGAAACTCAAGCTAGGGATCAGATTAACAGCGCTTGCCGCACTCTTCGGGATCAACAAGTCAACTGCAGCACACATCTTCCGCCAGACCTTGGATCATCTGAGTATTAAGCTGGAGCAGTGGGTCTTCGTCCCTCCCAGAGCTACCATCAAGGACACTATGCCCCCATGCTTTACAAGGAACTACCCCGAATGTACCTTTATTATAGATTGCACGGAAGTGAAGACCCAAACCCCGTCCAAACCTGAACAGCAGCACTATTTATACTCCAACTATAAAGGTTGCTATACCCTGAAGTGGCTGGTGGGAATTATTCCCAATGGAATGATCGCCTTTATTTCGGAGCCATACGGCGGAAGGCACTCCGATTCTTATATCACAAGAAACTCCAGATTTCTCACGCACGTGCTGCCAGGTGACCTAGCCCTTAGTGACAAGGGATTCCCATCAATTGCTACCACGATGAAAGAACATGGTGCTGTCCTTGTGATGCCACCATTTAACACCGGAGGAGGGCAGCTTTCCGTGGAAGACATGCGGTCAACATTGATAATTGCCCAAGTGCGGATACATGTTGAGCGTGTGATCCAGAGGCTGAAGATCTACCAAGTGTTAAGCAACTGCATACCCCTGTCTCTTATACCGCACATGGATAAAGTCATGAAAGTTTGTGCAGCCCTTGTTAATCTGCAAAGCCCAATTATCAAAACTCACTAG